One genomic segment of Suttonella sp. R2A3 includes these proteins:
- a CDS encoding tetratricopeptide repeat protein, with product MQTDSEEILSEAELEQMVEGFKALADEGQAEAQLNLGLLYEVGFVVEQDYSEAADWYQKAAEQGNADAQNNLGVLYSDGQGVEQDEDHAVRLYQQAAEQGHPSAQNNLAGMYLSGRGVAQDAQQAVQWYQKAAEQNEPQAQFNLAVMLYQGQGVERDVDQAIKWFGEACQYGDQRACGNYRLLNKEAE from the coding sequence ATGCAAACAGATTCTGAAGAGATTCTGAGTGAGGCTGAGCTTGAGCAGATGGTCGAAGGGTTCAAAGCATTAGCTGATGAGGGACAGGCTGAAGCACAACTCAATCTCGGTTTGCTGTATGAGGTTGGTTTTGTGGTGGAACAGGATTATAGCGAAGCTGCAGACTGGTATCAAAAAGCGGCCGAGCAGGGTAATGCTGATGCGCAAAATAACCTTGGTGTGCTCTATAGCGATGGGCAGGGCGTTGAACAAGATGAAGATCATGCTGTTCGCTTGTATCAGCAAGCGGCAGAGCAAGGTCATCCTAGTGCGCAAAATAATTTAGCGGGTATGTATTTGAGTGGTCGTGGCGTTGCACAAGACGCGCAACAAGCGGTGCAGTGGTATCAAAAAGCGGCAGAACAAAATGAGCCACAGGCGCAATTTAATTTAGCGGTGATGCTTTACCAGGGCCAAGGCGTTGAACGAGATGTTGATCAGGCGATTAAGTGGTTTGGCGAGGCGTGTCAATATGGCGACCAAAGAGCCTGTGGCAATTACCGCCTGCTGAATAAAGAAGCTGAATAA
- a CDS encoding TrkA family potassium uptake protein, producing the protein MLFAVIGLGVFGRSAAIELQSMGNTVIGVDIDAQEVDRLSDALTHCVIADATDRSTLEELNLTQCDGVLVSIGDNLEASVLCTLNLRDMGVHNVWVKAKSDAHHAILSALNVRRIVHPEQDMGKRIAQAMNYPMVLDHMALGDGLYVIHVLAKAYFHGRNVREAFADLHDIDVFMVKRGTEVLPCHDEDFIIKAGDHLLLGGTLDALRELSKTMKSYDRAHDKL; encoded by the coding sequence ATGCTTTTTGCCGTCATTGGTTTGGGTGTATTTGGGCGCAGCGCAGCTATCGAGCTACAGTCGATGGGCAATACGGTGATTGGCGTAGATATCGACGCACAAGAAGTCGATCGGTTGAGCGATGCGTTAACGCACTGTGTGATCGCTGATGCAACCGATCGTAGTACGCTGGAAGAGCTTAATCTCACGCAATGTGATGGGGTGTTGGTGAGTATTGGTGATAATTTAGAAGCCAGTGTGCTTTGCACGCTTAATCTGCGCGATATGGGGGTGCACAATGTGTGGGTAAAGGCGAAAAGCGATGCCCATCATGCTATTTTATCCGCGCTCAATGTACGACGCATTGTGCATCCGGAGCAAGATATGGGCAAACGTATCGCGCAGGCGATGAATTACCCGATGGTGCTCGATCATATGGCGTTAGGTGATGGCCTGTATGTGATTCATGTGCTGGCGAAAGCGTATTTTCATGGCCGTAACGTACGAGAAGCGTTTGCTGATTTACATGATATTGATGTGTTCATGGTGAAACGTGGTACGGAAGTGCTGCCTTGTCACGATGAGGATTTCATTATCAAAGCCGGCGATCATTTGCTACTCGGTGGGACGCTTGATGCGCTGCGCGAGTTGAGTAAAACCATGAAATCTTATGACCGTGCGCACGACAAATTATGA